The window AAGATGCTGCAATGATAGAAAGCAGTAAAGCTTTTGCAAAAGATTTAATGAAGAAATATGGAATTGAAACTGCAAGATATGAGGTGTTCACCAACTATGAAGATGCATATAAGTTTGTAAATCAAATATCTAAGTATCCAATTGTTATAAAAGCAGATGGTCTTGCTCTTGGAAAGGGTGTTATTATTGCAAACACTAATCAAGAGGCAGTAGAAGCTTTGGACCTCATTATGAAAGAAAGAGTTTTTGGAAATGCAGGTAACAAGGTAGTTATTGAAGATTACCTCATAGGTGAAGAGGTTTCAGTATTTGTTGTTTCTGATGGTAAGGATATTGTTCCTCTTACAACAGCAAGAGACCATAAAAAGGCATTTGATGGTGATAAAGGACCAAATACAGGTGGAATGGGAGCTTTTTCCCCGTCCAAACTGGTAAATAAGGCAGTTTTTGAGGATATTTTAGAAAACATAATGCTCAGAGCAGTATATGGTATGCGGAAAGAAGGAAGGCCTTTCAAAGGAGTATTATATGGAGGGCTTATCCTTACAGAAGAGGGGCCAAAGGTTTTAGAATTTAATGCACGTTTTGGAGACCCAGAAGCCCAGGTAATTTTGCCACTTATGAAAAGTGAGCTTATTGAAATAATGGTAAAGGCAAGAGAAGGGAACTTAAAAGGTATTGAACCTAAATTTGATGAAGGATATTCTTTGTGTGTTGTGCTTGTATCAAGGGGGTATCCAGACAAATATGATATTGGTTTTGAAATAAACGGATTTGAAAATCTTGATAAAGGGACAATAGTGTTTCATGCAAATACAAAAAAGGAAAATGGTAAGATAAAAACTGCTGGTGGAAGAGTTTTGAATGTAGTTAGAAAAGAAAAGACGTTAAAAGAAGCGAAAGAGAAGGTGTATGAAGAGGTCAGAAAAATTAATTTTGAAAATATCTTCTATCGAACTGATATAGGGGATAAAGAGATTGATTAAGCTTTGTGTTTTAAGAAGTGAAAAATGAGGTATAAATTATTTGACAGTTTAAATTCTGAAAAAGGAGTGAATGTTTAAAGTGGAAATTTGGGTATGCAGTATATGCGGCTACGAGTACAATCCTGAAAATGGAGACCCTGAAAATGGTATTGCGCCAGGAACAAAGTTTGAAGATCTCCCTGACGATTGGGTCTGTCCTATTTGCGGAGTTGGCAAGGACATGTTTGAGAAAAAATAATTTTGATGAGTAATTGGGGTGCCCTAAGTCATCTTTGGCAGTTTGTTGGGATGACTTAGGGCGTTTTTATGGTATATAATAATCCTATAGGAACATAAAAGAGGTACTAAAAAGAATGTTCATAGATACTTCTTCCTATATTTTTCTGAACGATGTTTTTACACAAGCTGACAGAGGTTTGAAAAAGGTTTCCTATGAAATTATAAAAAATGAGAATGGTTTTTCAGTAAATTTTTCTTTTACTGACAATTGTAAAGTCAATAATATAGGAGTGGCTTTTGACCTTCAAGACAATGAACTTATTTTTATGCCAAGGCTTCAAAGAGGAAAAAAAGGGCTTGTGTGCAATAATTCAAATATACAGATGATACTTTTGAGAGTTAAAAATTCGTTTTTTTTGTTAAAAGTTTATGGTATTTTAGAACTAAATGAAAGATATTTAAGATTTGCAACAAAATTAAAAGAAAGACTTTTGTGTATTGGATTCTACCATTCGTTTTGGATAGATGAAGCAGCAGATAGCTTTTGTTATCAAAATCTGCTATCAGTCTCTGAAATGAAAAAAGGTTCAAATATAAAAATAGAAGTCAAGGTACAGAAAGGAAGTTCAATTTATGATTGTATTGAAAACTTTGATTCCAAATTGAAATTTTTTGAAGTTGGGATTAATATAGAATCAGCAAACAAACCAAATTGTGTCTGTACAATAGATATTACGAGGTATTCAAAGATGGATATTGCAAGAAGACATCAGTTATCTCTTATTATTCCAGCAAAGATGCTAAAATTTTGTTTTTTATATCTGCCTAGAAAACTTGAAAATTTCGAGCTCTCTTATACATCATCGTTGCAATCCTCAAGTTTTTATTATTTAAAGATTTTAAACGGGCTTAAGAAAAGTGAAATTTTGAATCTTAAAGAAAGCATAGAAATATTAGCTACAAAAGAAAGCATTTATTTTAACTTTTACAATAAAAATCTTATGTTGACCTCAGTGAAAACTTATTATCATCTACCCTATATTTTACTTCTTTATATAAAACTTTGTTCTTTGTTAGGAGCAGAAATAAATGCTTCAATTGAGAAGCTCATCGACGAGATAGAATGGTACGTTATGAATAAATACAAATTTTTCACAGATGAAACTTTGAGAAACATAGAAGAGTTTGATAGAAAATTTGAAAATGAGATGTATCCAAATGAAGTCCTAACAATATATATTTGTTATGAGCTGTACAGGTTTCTCTTCAACTACTATGAAGATTTAAGTTACTATAAAACAAGTAATGATTTAAAGGCTTTATTGTTTCTGTACTATGATTTTGAGCATGAACGTTTTTATAAAAACAACTATTCATTAAAAAAAGAAGAACTTCTAAGAATTATTGAAAGGGAAGATAGAAGATGAAATTAGTTATATTTGATGGAAATAGTATTTTATATAGGGCTTTTTTTGCTCTTCCTGAACTAACAACTTTGAGCAATATCCCGACAAACGCTATTTATGGTTTTGTAAATGTGTTATTAAAATATTTAGAGCAAGAGAGTCCTGATTATGTTGCGGTTGCGTTTGATAAAAAAGGAAGACAGGCACGCAAAAGCGAGTACGAAGAATATAAAGCTAACAGAAAACCTATGCCAGATAACCTTCAAGTACAAATTCCTTATGTTCGAGAAATTCTTTATGCCCTCAACATTCCAATTGTTGAGTTTGAAGGATTTGAGGCAGATGACGTAATTGGCACACTTGTGAATAAGTTT is drawn from Caldicellulosiruptor diazotrophicus and contains these coding sequences:
- the purD gene encoding phosphoribosylamine--glycine ligase; this encodes MRILIIGNGGREHAITWKIYNEGYKDLFCIPGNAGISDIAECADIKVNEFDKVKDFCLEKRIDFVVVGPDNPLADGIVDYLESFGIKTFGPTKDAAMIESSKAFAKDLMKKYGIETARYEVFTNYEDAYKFVNQISKYPIVIKADGLALGKGVIIANTNQEAVEALDLIMKERVFGNAGNKVVIEDYLIGEEVSVFVVSDGKDIVPLTTARDHKKAFDGDKGPNTGGMGAFSPSKLVNKAVFEDILENIMLRAVYGMRKEGRPFKGVLYGGLILTEEGPKVLEFNARFGDPEAQVILPLMKSELIEIMVKAREGNLKGIEPKFDEGYSLCVVLVSRGYPDKYDIGFEINGFENLDKGTIVFHANTKKENGKIKTAGGRVLNVVRKEKTLKEAKEKVYEEVRKINFENIFYRTDIGDKEID
- the rd gene encoding rubredoxin; this translates as MEIWVCSICGYEYNPENGDPENGIAPGTKFEDLPDDWVCPICGVGKDMFEKK